The Plasmodium berghei ANKA genome assembly, chromosome: 12 region tttaacaaataatatatatttggaTAGTGTATCCCCTATTAATAtaagcaaaaaaataagtataCCATGTTTGCTTTACGAAGTATAAAAAGGAATAAGGGTTTTTAATTTCTGATAGTAGAtagtatataattttacatgtatcaataatattatcaaatggttcgtaaatatttatattcttaaatatgaataataaaaaaatggtaCATGAATACTCCAAAAATACATGTCTTactttgtttttattttttttcattgtttCTTGGTGaatatcatttaattctaatttttcattatatagtaaaattttcataatatttttttcattttgatttatgtttaaaatttttataataatattacataaaaataaagacaAATTTGGAtcgtaaaaaaaattttgttttttaattatatattttattaaatagtatacataatatgggttgtataatatatcttcTGAAACCATAtctaaaattattttttgctgatttatgttttttccaaataatttaaatactTCATACATTATTTCGGAGCTTAATTGTATATTCAATGATTCTTTGTCGAAATTTATTCcttcaaattttttaaaactttttAATCTGAACAAATAGAAGGGgaacaaatatatgtacatatactATCCTATGCATTAGGAGGAATTTCACATTCATTTTTACCTggttaaataaaaatgtaaatcaaaaatgtctatagatatataaaagtttttatatatgcacatatgATCCTTTCCTTTAGGTAAATTTATTCTggtattttttgttttcttaaaaataatgtatagTAGTATTATTAACTGAATCATGGTTTTTTCCTcgatttttgtatatactTCTTCATTCTTGAATAGTAAATAGATTAtctaaataaaaacaagtaaatgaaataatgtATAAATCCAActcatatatgtatatataaataatgtatgctttttcttttttttacttttttagCAATTTCACCTGCAATATCAAGATGTACTTTTCAGGATATTCATCCCGActaattatcaaaaaaaaaaaatttgttacTTTTGTTATGATCATAATGAAACTAGGATGTATATCACTTTGTGATAATCCgcgtttttttatattattatatgtttcAATTGTTCCCAAAAAAGTGaagtataatatatatagacaAATTAGTGTTATATGCTTATAGTTATTTCCCgttgtattatttaaataattttcaataaataaatagtaaTTAGAAGGATTAACATAAGAGCCTATTAAATACAAcgaattaatataaatatcaaGTTGTTGTGgatcaatttttttatcaaaggaattaaataaataagaaaaaaactGGGGTATATGTTCAGTAACATTATCttcaataaaataaaaaattaataaaataattttactactttctaaaaattgtgatttatttgtttcatCATCAtcctttttatataaatgtttaAAATAAGTGTTTAAAAGAGTAAATGATAATCCTTTAGATTctttattcattttgttgCATGTTATATcaatatcttttattttatgttcTTTCAATATATTAGAAATATAGGGATGactatttataaattgATTAATAGTTTTTTCGTAGTGCTTGTATTCATCataatcatttattttgtttggAACAGGTGTTTCGATTTCtaaattatcatattttatttttttattattgtctATTTCTTCACACACAGGATGagtttcattttcatcaaaataaaaattatttggcGTTTCTTTCGTATTATTATTGCCATCAGAAATATGTAAATTgattttgtaataatatttttttattataaacgGGTTATTATGAGTTTGTGGAAAGTAATATTCAGTTAATGGTAATGGTAATGTAAATGGAGTTTTATATGACCATTCAGGAAAAAACTCATAAATTTCTTCCTcgttcatatttttttgaaaattattgtTACAACTAGCATTGTCTGTACAAATTTTACCGAATTGCTTGCGCTTTAATAGAACTTGTATGTAgataaaagataaaaatctaaatattttgtaattgTCAAAACAGGCAGAGAATAAGTAaggtaataaaaatgttgaaAAATCATTATAATCAAtgaattcatataatatgataaaaataaaagaataaaaattatatttgacttttatacttttatcattatataaaagacataaataatttatatttacataattattatcataaaaaCATTTGATTGGAACTATATTAGGATCTTTATATCCAATTAGCAtttcaattattttataattttgtgtattattattattatttttaattatttttacaagGGTGTtcatacattttatttttattttactatttttgtTGCATAAACACTTTAATAAACTTGTACTgattatataatgataatttatGTAGCATTCTTCTATTTTGTCTAATATTTCTTCtataaaattcattattataaaatttatttcataacAGTTATCGAACAGGCCAACCAAACAAActtgaattattttatccAAATAAATGCTTATCTAataagaaaagaaaaaataataaaattagtaGGCAttcaataatttattaatgaactatcgaaataaatattatcatatctattgtatatttatatgtacatatacaatcaaacatttttcaaaaacTTGGCAATACCTGATAATTCGAAATAAGGCGCatagtataaaaaaaatacaagaacaaaaaatatctaCAATATTCACTTATAAATTGATTTTTAAGAACCATAGGTTTATGGTCAAATAGTCGTATATTATCATCTTTTTGATAAAGGGGTAATGCACATTGATCAACATTTAATATAGTAATTAAAGCGTCAATTATATGCGtgtaatatttattaatattattttgatttaataaggtaataaaaatatatataataattaaaatattttgttcatcatttttattaaaacataaaagGAGTATGTGGAACATTTCATTGATTGCATaatcattatattcattattattattattattaaacagaaaaaaaatgttttttaaaatctCAAAATGATTACACTgtaattcatatatatatttttttaatagtttttttttatcaacaacaaataaaatttcattACATATTTTGTCTTTCACATCATATAgatattcatttatattgatTTGTAATTtagttaatatattttcttttaacaAATCATTTTGTAAGCATAATTCCTTttctattaaaaatatatcatcattctgatttccattttgttcactaaatatattacttttattattttcgttttttttagatACAACAATATTGTTAAGATTTCTTAGTGCCTCTTTTTCTTTAGGGTTAAGATTTTCAGTTAAAATATGGCATGAAATTTTAGAcccattatatttttctttgcattctgaataattaaaatttttgtaGTAATTTAGAGCCGATGATAcaatattatcatattgttttttttcttttttttctttttttatttcctttgaTATATTAAGAGTATATTCAATCATTTTTTCGATCATTAATTATAAGAGCAAATGGATGGAATATATGTGTAATATGttgttataaaataaaaaatcgaaaaaaagAGGAAACTATATGTTGGGAGCCACgttcataaaaatagagAAATGCATAGATATggttaataataataataaataaaaaatgaataatatttgtatacCTCAGTTTATTAATacttattgtttttttttttttttaattaaaaaatatttgataaaattgtaaattATAGGAAAATATAGACATATATAAGTGCAAagttaaatattatttttccagTTTGCCTTTTTTgacatttattatttttttctcataAAAGTACACATTTGTGAGGATTAGATAAGTACACAAATCTTTATtgcattattttgtatatataaacttatatacaaatataaagtAGTAAACCTATTAACATTGAAAATGCTtccatatattatataattttccatGAATATTTCAAAGgaataacaaatatattccACAAAACGTAATGCATTTATTAATTGGAATAATTTCatatgttaatatttattttgaaaaatggATTTTTgggtttttttttttacatttccATTTTTCCGTCATAACCCATTTAATATACAAAACGAAATTCCCATTGtctatacatataatttagatgcttatttgtataaatatttacacTTATATTTgtcaaaaaattaaaaatgtagtAATAGtagtttattttatagGGTGTAAACAAAATAACTACTAAAAAGGCATTACGCTTAATTATTTGCTTATTTAATCATTTAATCGTTAATCACTTATTCAATTAATTATTACTTCAGTccttaaaaataacaattaaCGAATGGCCGTAATTTATAATTGAcgtttattatattttatttcgattaattttaatttatgtaCTTATAAAAGTGCATAAAATTGTAGTATAATATGagcaatatatttatcattttgttaataaCTAAAATCaccataaaaaatatgaatagcTAGCTAATATAtcatgaaatatttattattatcatataaatgtttttttgaatttatcGAAATGACAAGTACACTTGGGAACTGAAAAGgtgtaaataaaatattttgtttttaaacACAACTTACAAATTTTTAGAAGAATAAGAATGcataatattatgtatatttgatgtatttttgttttgatTTAAGGATAAGCTATTATGTAGGGGtgttgtatattttatgtttaagtttttttcgatacattaataaaaatggggataaatagttattttatgaaatatataaaaatcacTTATATATGTAGAAGGCGAaatgaaatgaaaaaaactatagaaaatttaaaaaataatatatatacatataataattattgctgtcataatattatatatcatataaatgaacaagatgaaataaataattcaaataattgtTATAATGTAAAAgttgataaaaatgttgaagaaatgataaatttaattagccctttaaatttttattgtgataaaaatatagagaTAAATTTGgctaatgaaaaaaaaaaaaaaagtgaaataaataaacaagaATTTGgtgaaaatgaatataataataataataaatatatattgaaatataaaataaatgaattaattGGTATAAGAGGAAAACGAGAACAATATagatatacatatttaaaatcaccttttaaatataaatatgcattaaGACATTAtgtttttgaaaaatataaatataatttttatttttttaatattacacattttaatataaatattatttttaatattattttatcatctaTGACAAATGAAACATCAGTTAAGTGTAATATAAATTGGTTTTACCCTGgagaatatttatttcaatcTGAATTTTTGCgaaattgttttaaaaatgtaattgaagacattgataaaaaaatcgaGAATTGTGACATTAGGGAAAAGACATTAAGTctaaaaatagaaaagcaattaaaagaaatatataaaaataaaaatatcgaagaaaatgacaaaaataaaaaaatcaaagaaaataatgatggCAATACTAGTGTGCCATATTATTCACGAATAAATTTAAGcttgaataaatataacataCAAGATTTATTaccaatattttttcaaaataaatcatttactgaaaattataaaaagttaattttgttagaagaaaaaagcttaaaacaaacaaaaaataaaattagaaaaaaaaatgctcATTGGTTTTTGAATCAAAATTCAAGTGgctaataattataaaattaatattaaaagcAACCTTTATGGTAATATGCCTATGATTTACAGATAAAGGTATGCATATATGCTTGTACAATATAAGTAAGTGAAAGCATATATGCATAGatcaaaataaagaatatatatacaaaaacaacggtattatttaaaacttaaaaaaataacatataaacatatataaagaatatataaagatatataaaacataataaacatatgtattatatagaCATTATAAACACAATGATTCATCAAATTTTATCGCTTTTTAAATCTGGTCTTATTTGTTATCTTTTCTCcaatcataaaaaaagaattctaaaaaaaaaaaaaaataaaaaatatgaatgaGTCCCAATTATTTAgcatattaaaatttagatgatatttatattttttagaatTACTGTTATTTCTGAATTTTGAGAAAATTTTGAAGATACAAGTTTGTGGAAATTCAAATCAGTTATCTAAATAAATAGAACAAATGAGAATAGATATGTATAAGTATTGtctatgtatatatatgttttaataaatataaatgaggaatgtaaaataaacatagaatatgtacaaatatataaatcgATAGTAAATTACTTGTTTGTTTAATtcctttattatttgcTGTTTTTctttgataatattttttttttgctcattttttaaatcataattatatatttgttttctttGATCTGCACATAATTTCGCATTGATTGTTTCCACATTTTTAAGTTCCCGAGATAAATCactatttgtttttattttatctataagtacattaatttttttttttatttcattttttagattattatttttttcttgtaaaatatatatttccttaacacatttattaatatcatttaaattatccatgttaatattttcataatttatttttaaatcatgTATACATGATAAAAAACTATTTCTTTGGCTTTCTAATAAGGCATTTAACAATTGGTTAAAAtcgtatatatataatataatattttttttatttataatttcttcattttggTTTGTACTATTTccatttgtatatatattccctgtattatatatattttttaattttttattttgaatttttaaatttattaatttttttatatatatatcactACTATAATCATAAactgaattttttttaacatcaaaaaaataattatgttgtgtttcataaaaatgagTTTTTGCATgatcattaattttttttttttttttttttaagggatattttctatatttctCTACAGCTACAATGCTACAATTATTTTCCAGCGCACAGATTTTGTTCATGTGCATATAGTCTTTGCCACttttattcatttcttttctagtttcttttttattatttgcctgtataatattagtattaaaaaatttgttttgtAACTTGCATTTGTTAacagtttttttttctttagaGTTGATAAAAtcattcttttttttagaatCCTTCTTAATAatgcatttatttatgctttgagaaaaataatatgaaacatttttttttttgttagcTAATTTTcctatataaatatatttagaaaatttgtttaaattgttcatatatatattgtcattatttgaaaatactAATAAAGTATCATTTGGtgttttttcattttgtgtgcaattattattttgggGTGTGGAATATTTAtgattaaatatttttttatttttattatgacTATCAGAataatatgtaatatagttcgtttgtttattattataattggTGGAgagatatttatttttctttcttttataGATACATATTTGATTAGTTcgtattttatatacacattttattttacttttataatatagaGATAAAATGATGGTATTAAATATTGGCATAAAtgatttaattatttttctaaaaatataagatattttttttattataattttttttttttttaaaagctgttttttttctttaatttttttttttttgattttaacaattttatcataattaaAAGAGCATCCAATAAAACCACAAGACAAACATATTTTggaattataattttttttacaaatatcaCAATTAGCtatttcataattatattgtttatatcGGCATATTGGACAGGAAGTAAAACAACATTTCTTCAAACAATTAGAATGAAATATATGGctacataatatatttataggaacattattaaaaattttggctttatcattttgtttCCTTTCTCTTTTCATTTGgctattatatttattttgcatattatttataagaTTTGTAACAGATAAATAGTATGCATATTCgttcaaattataattatttaatgtattaagattgttataataataatttgagGGATATGTTTgaattttgttttcttcTTTACTATGTTTATCATTTGTCTTGTAACATTctagaaaaatattattataaggAGTATTAGTATTTGGTGAAATAGatgaaattatattaattttgttattataatcgctaatattatttttttttactttggAATTTTCGATTTTGATATCAATGCTTAATTTTTCTTCccttataaaattattacatgAGTTGgttttaactttttttattttggtaGAAGCATTAAATTCagaatttatattattcaaaatataattttctttattacatttaatttttgaagcatattttttttgaaaactaaaattaaaaatgtgagaaataattttgtttaaattttctGAATATAAAGGTTCTAGACATACAGCACATGATAGTTGAAATTTGTTTTGTGATATAAGATAAAATggattaataaaattagtatttgatattaattgtatattttcaatatgattgttattatttgcacacataatttttttttccaaatcGATGTTATAAAATTTCTTTGTATTAATGTAAGAATtggaattattatttctggTAATACAAGAAGTTACATTCATTGTAATTCCtttaacaatatatattttaaatttttttttttttttcatattaaaaaaatatatttttttagcttTGTTCagaatttttttagtataaATACTAAATGTtaagaaatatatcatatattcttcataacattttttatttaaaacttttaaaaaaaatataaaattatcacATGGGTATAAAAGTTCTAAAAAAGCAGAAGGAGATATACAATTTGAAACATTAACACATAATAAAactgaaatatttttttcatttactAAGttaatattcattattttgtttttattaaaattatgatttttatatttgtctTTTTCAAATATGTTTTCCTCTTTTTGGCTTAtctttgaaatatttatgttatttctatcattttcatatatctttatatttttttttaaacattttatattgttatttttataaaactcATAATTCTTGTAGCATATAATACATCCAGTAATAGATtgtatttttgtattaccGCAACT contains the following coding sequences:
- a CDS encoding zinc finger protein, putative, whose amino-acid sequence is MNKNKKKEKLKRKKKHTNSNLNLCKEINDGFSKHSDKSPNNKKEICNHNNTNKLKINNNDSSKKEIISNTSNHYTPENPQCVNKEGKQCGKENSDKEQNGEHSGEQCCQSGKSLEPKTNDELNMSQNDTSKIRKNNFEINSDWVTGKDKGNQHDDISTPVLKKIENTKGESGIEEIKKNDNSKVNKDEIYNLLNLNNMEEIEKNINYIFPSIDFDNNKSEGIVNVKNDDKKFEEEINKEINKFQKDIKDVYFHHNLKKGMKKNKCVNYEKNRNQLNSTCDISLKNIFLENEFVNFSEILIKGNIFLNLKKKIIKKKKKRKKKKSKTKLKTQNYKLIKELCLFDDAYTKETTQTQRKNEKRVSKYYIFEYSCGNTKIQSITGCIICYKNYEFYKNNNIKCLKKNIKIYENDRNNINISKISQKEENIFEKDKYKNHNFNKNKIMNINLVNEKNISVLLCVNVSNCISPSAFLELLYPCDNFIFFLKVLNKKCYEEYMIYFLTFSIYTKKILNKAKKIYFFNMKKKKKFKIYIVKGITMNVTSCITRNNNSNSYINTKKFYNIDLEKKIMCANNNNHIENIQLISNTNFINPFYLISQNKFQLSCAVCLEPLYSENLNKIISHIFNFSFQKKYASKIKCNKENYILNNINSEFNASTKIKKVKTNSCNNFIREEKLSIDIKIENSKVKKNNISDYNNKINIISSISPNTNTPYNNIFLECYKTNDKHSKEENKIQTYPSNYYYNNLNTLNNYNLNEYAYYLSVTNLINNMQNKYNSQMKRERKQNDKAKIFNNVPINILCSHIFHSNCLKKCCFTSCPICRYKQYNYEIANCDICKKNYNSKICLSCGFIGCSFNYDKIVKIKKKKIKEKKQLLKKKKIIIKKISYIFRKIIKSFMPIFNTIILSLYYKSKIKCVYKIRTNQICIYKRKKNKYLSTNYNNKQTNYITYYSDSHNKNKKIFNHKYSTPQNNNCTQNEKTPNDTLLVFSNNDNIYMNNLNKFSKYIYIGKLANKKKNVSYYFSQSINKCIIKKDSKKKNDFINSKEKKTVNKCKLQNKFFNTNIIQANNKKETRKEMNKSGKDYMHMNKICALENNCSIVAVEKYRKYPLKKKKKKINDHAKTHFYETQHNYFFDVKKNSVYDYSSDIYIKKLINLKIQNKKLKNIYNTGNIYTNGNSTNQNEEIINKKNIILYIYDFNQLLNALLESQRNSFLSCIHDLKINYENINMDNLNDINKCVKEIYILQEKNNNLKNEIKKKINVLIDKIKTNSDLSRELKNVETINAKLCADQRKQIYNYDLKNEQKKNIIKEKQQIIKELNKQITDLNFHKLVSSKFSQNSEITNSFFMIGEKITNKTRFKKR